TGGGAGTGACGACCGACACCATCTCGCGATGGGAGAACAACCGCTACCCCTCCATGAGGCGTGACAATGCCCTGAAGCTCGCCGCCGCCCTCGAGGTCGAACTGGACGAGATCGTGCGCCAGGAGGAGGAACCTCCTGCAGCCGCGGATCCCGCTCCGGAACCGACACCTTCCCGCCCTCTCCTCTTCCGTGTCGCCATCGCCGTCCTTCTCGCCATCGGCCTTGCCGTCGCCCTGGCCAGGATCCTCTTCACCCCCCCCATCGCCGTCCGCTGGACCCCGCGCTATGCCGCTCCCGGAAGCATAATCCCTGTGCAGATCAAGGTCGGTACGGTGCGCGAAGGGACCCAGGGCTTTCTGATTCGGGAAACACTGCCGCCGGGATGGATGCTGGTGAGCGCTCTCCCCCCTCCCGCCGCAGTGGAGGCGAACGGAGGCGCTGTGAAGTGGCTGGTGACCGGGCGTGGTAGCGGTCAGACCGTGTCATATACCGTCCAGATACCTCCCAATGCCCCTCAGAAGAGCGAGACGACAGTGAAGGGGCAGATCGTCGTCTACGCGAAGGGAAGCAGCCACAGCGAGAAGATCGCGGGGGACAGCCGCCTCACGGTCGGCGACTTCCACTGGGCCGACCTCAACGGGGACCGGCGCATCGACGACGACGAGATCATGCCCGCCTACTACGTGTGCGAGGCGATGAAGGGGCTCCGCCTCGACTGGAAGATCATTGAGGCGATCTGGAGCGCGAAGGGATACCGGTGGGATCCCCGTGACGGCTATCAGCCGGTCAGGTAATCCCCCTCACCACAGACCTTTCAT
The DNA window shown above is from Geomonas sp. RF6 and carries:
- a CDS encoding helix-turn-helix transcriptional regulator; this encodes MEKSPEKTEKGAQPSIAIDGNRLKQVRETKKLTQLYVASVVGVTTDTISRWENNRYPSMRRDNALKLAAALEVELDEIVRQEEEPPAAADPAPEPTPSRPLLFRVAIAVLLAIGLAVALARILFTPPIAVRWTPRYAAPGSIIPVQIKVGTVREGTQGFLIRETLPPGWMLVSALPPPAAVEANGGAVKWLVTGRGSGQTVSYTVQIPPNAPQKSETTVKGQIVVYAKGSSHSEKIAGDSRLTVGDFHWADLNGDRRIDDDEIMPAYYVCEAMKGLRLDWKIIEAIWSAKGYRWDPRDGYQPVR